From the Lolium rigidum isolate FL_2022 chromosome 2, APGP_CSIRO_Lrig_0.1, whole genome shotgun sequence genome, one window contains:
- the LOC124692277 gene encoding protein MAK16 homolog — protein MSDDVIWHCIRHNHCSFMAKITTGIFCRNPYNATGICNRSSCPLANSRYATIRDHDGIFYLYMKTAERAHQPNRLWERVKLPRNYEKAMEVINKHLEFWPKLLVHKIKQRLTKMTQYRIRMRKLQLKVREKIITVPRKKTQREIRRSEKAEKAAQLDKSIESELKERLRKGVYGDIYNYPFSQFDTILQMEKDDLAPEIEEEEEGEIEYVEGDDIEMGDMDDMEDFEGLVGEDVDADEDDGFDEPVTKKPKGSYFNLRSKIGRKSTKVITEVDQDEDMNSRQMTQK, from the exons ATGAGCGACGACGTGATATGGCACTGCATCCGCCACAACCACTGCAGCTTCATGGCAAA GATCACCACAGGCATATTTTGCCGGAATCCGTACAATGCCACGGGCATATGCAACCGGAGCTCCTGCCCGCTCGCTAACAGCCGCTACGCCACCATCCGGGACCACGATG GTATTTTCTACTTATATATGAAAACTGCTGAAAGAGCTCATCAGCCAAACAGATTATGGGAGAGAGTCAAACTACCTAGGAATTATGAGAAAGCAATGGAAGTCATCAACAAGCATCTC GAGTTTTGGCCCAAGCTACTTGTGCACAAGATCAAGCAGCGCCTGACAAAAATGACTCAGTATCGGATAAGGATGAGGAAACTTCAACTTAAAGTGAG AGAGAAGATAATTACAGTACCCAGGAAGAAGACTCAGCGTGAGATCAGAAGATCGGAGAAAGCTGAAAAGGCTGCTCAACTGGATAAG AGCATTGAAAGTGAACTGAAGGAACGTCTGAGAAAaggtgtatatggtgacatttATAATTACCCTTTCAGTCAGTTTGATACTATCCTTCAAATGGAAAAAGATGACTTGGCTCCTGAGATAGAAGAGGAAGAA GAAGGTGAGATAGAGTATGTTGAAGGTGATGATATCGAGATGGGTGACATGGATGATATGGAAGACTTTGAAGGCCTTGTTGGTGAAGAtg TTGACGCAGATGAAGATGATGGTTTTGATGAGCCAGTAACAAAGAAACCCAAGGGATCATACTTCAATTTGAGATCAAAGATTGGGAGAAAGTCTACCAAGGTTATCACCGAG gttgatcaagatgaagacatGAATAGCAGGCAGATGACGCAAAAGTGA